From a single Vibrio sp. BS-M-Sm-2 genomic region:
- a CDS encoding TetR/AcrR family transcriptional regulator — translation MSKGKITKEYILSHAFALASENGLESLTIGELAKQCGMSKSGLFAHFNSKENLQLSVLEYSNAIFTERVIIPARELGDGDIEAKLKQLLDNWLGWNHSFQGSCMFIDAWKDAGSETSVIQKALQKTISVWIDYLTIQVAKAVESKQFRADLDPKQATFELYGLYLSANLFYSLRGQQASHTHFWSGVERLIASWKAV, via the coding sequence ATGAGCAAGGGAAAGATAACCAAAGAGTATATTTTGAGCCATGCATTCGCGCTTGCGAGTGAAAATGGGCTTGAGAGTTTGACGATTGGCGAGTTAGCCAAGCAGTGTGGCATGTCTAAGAGTGGCTTGTTTGCGCACTTCAACTCTAAAGAGAACCTGCAACTCTCTGTACTCGAATATTCCAACGCCATATTCACTGAAAGAGTTATCATTCCGGCGAGAGAGCTCGGTGACGGTGATATTGAAGCCAAGCTTAAACAACTGCTCGATAACTGGCTGGGTTGGAATCATTCATTCCAAGGCAGCTGCATGTTTATTGACGCATGGAAAGACGCTGGCAGTGAAACCTCTGTGATTCAGAAGGCATTGCAGAAAACCATTTCAGTGTGGATTGATTACTTGACGATTCAGGTAGCAAAAGCGGTTGAGAGCAAACAGTTCAGAGCCGATTTAGATCCTAAGCAGGCTACCTTCGAGTTATACGGTCTCTACTTGAGTGCGAACTTGTTCTATTCGTTGCGAGGCCAACAAGCGAGCCATACCCATTTTTGGAGTGGTGTAGAGCGCTTAATTGCTAGCTGGAAAGCGGTTTAA
- a CDS encoding AEC family transporter, with the protein MDTLREQFAFSASVTGPICLMLFLGVILKRIGLINDNFIDVASKIVFQITLPAMLFLSIVQSEHNFSASSTLVLFALAANFAFFLIATLSTKLLFKESKDQGVIIQGGFRANTGIIGLAYVANIYGNQGVALAAIYVASITVLYNIQAVIALTPKGTDTGNKAIQAIAKSITKNPLIIAIFLGVFCYALSIPIPKMVTDAGQYLAKMTLPLALLCTGGSLDISSLKQERLATWFSSSYRLIVSPLLITLAALALGFEGLDLGLIFLMSAAPTAAASYVMARAMGGNATLAANIIALTTMGSLITCTLGIFALTAMDLI; encoded by the coding sequence ATGGACACACTTAGGGAACAGTTTGCGTTTTCGGCTTCAGTAACAGGCCCTATCTGTTTAATGCTGTTTCTTGGTGTGATACTCAAACGAATTGGACTGATCAACGACAACTTCATTGATGTCGCCTCCAAAATTGTTTTTCAAATCACCTTACCTGCGATGCTGTTCTTGAGTATTGTTCAGTCCGAACATAACTTCTCTGCCAGTAGCACCTTAGTGTTATTTGCTCTAGCTGCTAACTTCGCCTTTTTCTTAATTGCTACTCTATCCACTAAGCTGTTGTTTAAAGAGTCGAAGGACCAAGGTGTTATCATCCAGGGTGGATTTCGGGCTAATACTGGCATCATAGGTTTAGCGTATGTAGCCAATATCTACGGCAACCAAGGCGTGGCACTGGCCGCTATCTATGTCGCATCAATTACAGTGCTCTACAATATCCAAGCGGTGATTGCCCTAACTCCCAAGGGGACAGATACCGGCAATAAAGCCATTCAAGCAATCGCAAAGTCGATAACCAAGAACCCTCTTATTATCGCCATTTTCCTCGGCGTTTTCTGTTACGCATTGTCTATTCCAATCCCTAAAATGGTCACTGACGCCGGGCAATACTTGGCAAAAATGACCTTGCCTTTGGCTTTACTTTGTACAGGCGGCTCATTGGATATCAGCTCTCTCAAACAAGAGAGACTCGCGACTTGGTTTTCCTCAAGTTACCGATTAATTGTTTCCCCCTTACTTATCACATTAGCAGCATTGGCCTTAGGCTTTGAAGGTCTCGATCTGGGCCTAATTTTCCTGATGAGTGCAGCACCAACCGCAGCCGCGAGTTATGTCATGGCACGTGCAATGGGCGGAAATGCAACGCTTGCTGCCAATATTATCGCGCTCACAACTATGGGTTCGCTTATCACTTGTACACTTGGCATCTTTGCGCTTACTGCAATGGATTTAATATAG
- a CDS encoding acyltransferase, whose translation MSSVQHTPSQHIASIELGRVIAILAIIGLHGQMALTYWQIDEVPWIGYVLNQTARFAVPLFFLISGYLIQPKLTASPWQTVINYSKPLLKVWLAWSIICLVMPFNLAKVEEFGYLGEREGYWGFLMNTPLNSFLEGGLVHLWFIPALVCAVLIIALLVELKLNKLLLPIAIALYGYGALAGSYATLTGLEAPFFTRNGPFFSTLLVTAGFLIRQHQWQLSSAKALGLVAVGMIIHFSEAAWLTQFDIAFNIHDFLFGTALWGIGVFMWLLANPNMGNYAWVRAISNRMLGIYVSHLLIIIVLFNVCGILGITELAKDVTVFFGTVLLSFGLVAGIEKTPLRRVLLR comes from the coding sequence ATGTCTTCCGTTCAACATACGCCTTCACAGCACATCGCCAGTATCGAGTTAGGCCGAGTGATTGCTATCTTGGCGATCATTGGTTTACACGGTCAAATGGCACTCACTTATTGGCAAATAGATGAAGTGCCTTGGATCGGTTATGTTCTCAACCAAACTGCTCGTTTTGCGGTGCCTTTGTTTTTCCTAATTTCCGGTTATCTTATTCAGCCCAAGCTAACTGCATCCCCGTGGCAAACCGTCATTAATTACTCCAAACCACTGCTTAAGGTTTGGTTGGCATGGAGCATCATTTGCTTAGTGATGCCATTCAACCTCGCAAAGGTAGAAGAGTTTGGCTACCTAGGTGAGCGCGAAGGCTATTGGGGTTTCTTAATGAACACTCCACTTAACTCTTTCTTAGAGGGCGGATTGGTGCATTTGTGGTTCATTCCAGCCCTTGTGTGCGCAGTGTTGATCATCGCTTTATTGGTTGAATTGAAGCTCAATAAACTTCTATTGCCGATCGCTATTGCGCTCTATGGCTACGGTGCTTTGGCAGGAAGCTACGCAACGCTAACCGGATTAGAAGCACCCTTCTTCACGCGCAATGGTCCGTTCTTTAGCACTTTACTCGTTACCGCTGGTTTTCTGATTCGCCAACACCAATGGCAGCTATCATCAGCAAAAGCGTTGGGGTTAGTCGCTGTGGGAATGATCATCCATTTTTCAGAAGCAGCATGGTTAACCCAGTTTGATATCGCCTTTAATATTCACGATTTCTTATTTGGTACGGCTTTGTGGGGGATTGGTGTGTTCATGTGGCTTTTAGCAAATCCAAACATGGGTAACTACGCTTGGGTTCGTGCCATTTCAAATCGCATGCTGGGTATCTACGTAAGCCACTTACTGATCATTATCGTGTTGTTCAATGTCTGTGGAATCTTAGGCATTACGGAATTGGCAAAAGACGTTACGGTATTTTTTGGCACCGTATTGTTGAGCTTTGGGTTGGTTGCTGGAATCGAGAAAACGCCACTGCGACGCGTGCTACTTCGCTAG
- a CDS encoding 6-carboxytetrahydropterin synthase, producing MNLFVRDLTVIDSSYICEHRGVVGDSWILDVTMSGELNEMSMVLDFSKVKKQIKQLVDQHVDHRLLLPMKSAAIVHQASKAGYSKVDVLRGDKSLHLHCPDEAYCLIDAEAITIESVTAHVYHILRDNLPSNVTGLEITLRHENINGAFYHYTHGLKKHDGNCQRIAHGHRSPVEIVVDGQRDEQREQAFAQRWEDIYLGSKEDQVSVSSLNLSEHANSVNDESHYGFRYTAPQGEFELAIAKSETEILPTDTTVELLAGYIADQVAPSLVENQSLQIVAYEGVGKGAMAFR from the coding sequence TTGAACCTATTTGTAAGAGACCTTACCGTTATCGATTCTTCATACATTTGTGAGCACAGAGGGGTCGTAGGAGATAGTTGGATTTTAGATGTCACCATGTCTGGTGAACTTAATGAAATGAGCATGGTGCTGGATTTTAGTAAGGTCAAAAAGCAGATCAAACAGCTGGTTGATCAACATGTTGACCACCGCTTACTGCTGCCAATGAAAAGCGCTGCAATCGTGCATCAGGCGAGCAAAGCCGGTTACTCTAAGGTCGATGTGTTGCGTGGTGATAAAAGCCTGCACCTGCACTGCCCTGATGAAGCATACTGTTTGATTGATGCTGAAGCGATCACCATCGAGAGTGTGACCGCTCATGTTTATCATATTCTTCGCGATAACCTACCAAGTAACGTCACAGGGTTAGAGATCACCCTTCGCCATGAAAACATTAATGGTGCGTTTTACCACTATACCCATGGCTTGAAAAAGCACGACGGTAATTGCCAGCGTATCGCACATGGTCACCGTTCTCCTGTCGAAATTGTGGTTGATGGTCAACGTGATGAACAACGCGAGCAGGCGTTTGCTCAGCGCTGGGAAGATATCTATTTAGGCTCTAAAGAAGACCAAGTTTCAGTTTCATCACTTAACCTGAGTGAACACGCGAATAGCGTTAATGACGAAAGTCACTATGGCTTCCGCTACACCGCGCCACAAGGCGAATTTGAGCTAGCGATTGCTAAGAGTGAAACGGAAATCTTACCAACCGATACCACGGTGGAATTACTGGCAGGCTACATTGCGGATCAAGTAGCCCCAAGTTTGGTAGAAAACCAATCACTACAAATTGTGGCTTATGAAGGGGTAGGTAAAGGCGCGATGGCGTTCCGATAA
- a CDS encoding cupin domain-containing protein encodes MDLLSQLMEHFSIRTGVFYSGNLCGVSSFNAQQGKEGHLHVLSAGELSLSSAHTEHRQLSQPCIVYLPNSTPHAIEGVGDGAEVVCANVEYRSGQVNPLLSALPDVIVIPFVDAPNLMPVIEVLSNESSQESSGQQYLMDKLSDALMALIFRHLIEQQKIDSGVFSALAHPRLASVVTAIHRLPARHYSIAEMASLAAMSRTQLIEAFKREVGETPGDYVQKWRVSVAQSLLLQNKPINWVADEVGYISYSGFSRAFQHVTGVSPRLWLKQNVS; translated from the coding sequence ATGGATCTGCTTTCACAATTAATGGAACACTTCTCGATACGTACAGGCGTTTTCTATTCAGGGAACTTGTGTGGGGTGTCGTCATTTAACGCGCAACAAGGTAAAGAGGGGCACCTTCATGTACTGAGTGCGGGGGAGTTGAGCTTGTCTAGTGCTCACACGGAACACAGGCAACTGTCGCAACCTTGTATTGTTTATCTGCCGAATAGCACACCACATGCGATTGAAGGTGTGGGAGACGGCGCGGAGGTCGTATGTGCGAACGTAGAGTATCGCTCAGGACAGGTGAACCCATTGTTGTCTGCGCTTCCTGATGTGATAGTGATTCCGTTTGTGGACGCACCTAACTTAATGCCAGTGATCGAAGTGTTATCTAACGAGTCGAGCCAAGAATCGTCGGGGCAGCAGTACTTAATGGACAAGTTGAGTGACGCTTTGATGGCTTTGATTTTTCGTCATCTTATTGAGCAACAGAAAATTGATAGCGGTGTTTTCTCGGCTCTTGCACACCCTCGATTGGCTTCTGTAGTGACGGCCATTCATCGATTACCCGCTCGTCATTACTCGATTGCCGAAATGGCGTCATTGGCCGCGATGTCTCGTACTCAGCTTATTGAAGCATTTAAACGAGAAGTGGGTGAAACGCCGGGAGATTATGTGCAAAAGTGGCGAGTATCAGTGGCTCAATCGCTGTTATTGCAAAATAAGCCCATCAATTGGGTTGCCGATGAAGTGGGTTACATTAGCTACTCAGGATTCTCACGTGCCTTTCAACATGTTACGGGTGTGTCGCCGCGCCTTTGGCTAAAGCAAAATGTGTCGTGA
- a CDS encoding YHS domain-containing (seleno)protein: protein MSHLKSTSQKITLMTALLGASFSIMAADLDMSVDSNDLAIKGYDPVAYFANEGPVKGTSEFTATYKNAIYNFANSENRDEFRANPEAYAPQYGGYCAFGVAMGKKFETDPQAWKIEDGKLYLNLDKSVQKRWLENTQEFIQDADSNWTTIKTVEAYKL, encoded by the coding sequence ATGTCACATTTGAAATCGACCAGTCAAAAAATCACTCTAATGACCGCGTTATTAGGTGCCAGCTTTTCCATCATGGCAGCCGACCTTGATATGAGCGTCGACAGCAATGACCTCGCGATTAAAGGTTATGACCCTGTTGCTTACTTTGCCAATGAAGGACCAGTAAAAGGTACATCAGAGTTCACAGCGACCTATAAGAATGCGATCTATAACTTTGCGAACAGTGAAAACAGAGATGAATTTCGAGCCAATCCAGAAGCCTATGCTCCTCAATATGGCGGTTACTGCGCATTTGGTGTGGCAATGGGTAAGAAGTTTGAGACCGATCCACAAGCTTGGAAAATAGAAGATGGAAAGTTATATCTGAACTTAGACAAGTCAGTACAAAAACGTTGGTTGGAGAACACACAAGAATTCATCCAAGATGCCGACAGCAATTGGACCACTATAAAAACGGTTGAAGCCTATAAGCTCTAG
- a CDS encoding START domain-containing protein: protein MILPRILVLGLCLFSALSYATPWQFVKSENGITIHKRNHGNGLVEVRAQMQVETSYSGFLLLLEDSDNVPNWIDNVSHSEVLMQISSNENIVYTQFKAPWPARDRDMVTYSKYEVEDGQFTLTIKDASNYLAKESGYIRINEVDALWVLQPLTNGLTHITYTAYANAGGILPDWLMNRLSANNAFSTFKKLKDQLPKYQGQQHPNLDK from the coding sequence ATGATATTACCTAGGATTTTGGTACTTGGACTCTGTCTATTTTCAGCCCTCTCTTATGCGACTCCGTGGCAGTTCGTCAAAAGTGAAAATGGCATCACCATTCATAAGCGCAATCATGGGAATGGTCTTGTTGAAGTTCGAGCCCAAATGCAGGTCGAAACGAGCTACTCAGGTTTTCTCTTATTGTTGGAAGACAGCGATAACGTGCCGAATTGGATCGACAATGTGTCGCACAGTGAAGTATTAATGCAGATCTCTAGTAATGAGAATATCGTCTATACCCAGTTCAAAGCTCCTTGGCCAGCTCGTGACCGTGATATGGTGACGTATTCGAAATATGAAGTAGAAGACGGTCAATTCACCTTAACCATTAAAGATGCATCCAATTACTTGGCTAAAGAGTCTGGGTATATTCGAATCAACGAGGTCGATGCGCTTTGGGTTTTACAGCCTCTAACCAATGGCCTGACTCACATCACTTATACGGCATATGCGAATGCGGGCGGTATCCTGCCTGACTGGTTAATGAACCGCTTATCAGCTAATAACGCATTCAGTACCTTCAAAAAGCTTAAAGACCAGCTTCCAAAGTACCAAGGGCAACAGCACCCTAATCTCGACAAATAA
- a CDS encoding DNA mismatch repair protein, translating into MALRLPPPWMIVLTGLVLNILAIVVSSLVLDKMVVEQAQYRERQQGNVYSIQLAWNTIETLERKRESMLLHMDISTSSSSAVTPELEEARRGQLGAWVSGEVPEITVENLSQIMMLINQAQQSQRIRIDDFYLDNLTLSELLQALEEQMTLYKNIALFLQIFGLALILARDLARRN; encoded by the coding sequence ATGGCGCTACGCCTCCCTCCACCATGGATGATTGTATTAACAGGTTTAGTGCTGAATATTCTGGCCATTGTTGTGTCGAGCCTAGTGCTCGACAAAATGGTGGTTGAACAAGCTCAGTATCGAGAGCGCCAACAGGGCAATGTCTACTCGATTCAGTTGGCTTGGAATACGATTGAAACCTTAGAACGTAAGCGTGAATCTATGTTGCTGCACATGGATATTAGTACTTCTTCAAGTTCGGCGGTGACGCCGGAATTAGAAGAAGCGAGGCGCGGTCAGCTTGGTGCGTGGGTCAGTGGCGAAGTTCCAGAGATTACTGTCGAAAACCTTTCTCAGATCATGATGCTGATTAACCAAGCTCAGCAATCGCAACGCATACGCATCGATGACTTCTACCTTGATAATCTAACCTTATCTGAACTCCTCCAAGCTCTTGAAGAGCAGATGACCCTCTATAAAAATATCGCGCTCTTTCTTCAGATCTTTGGTTTAGCATTGATTCTTGCGCGTGACCTAGCGAGACGAAATTAA
- a CDS encoding MAPEG family protein encodes MVTALYASLLTLVMLWLSIEVIKQRRKNQVAHADGGVESLQVARSAQSNAMDYIPITVILMALLEFNGANVWLIHVIGIAFVAGRIIHGKSILVRSLKGRKQGMYLTFASMVSLVVLNLIYLPFDKLM; translated from the coding sequence ATGGTTACAGCGTTATATGCTTCGTTGCTTACGTTAGTCATGTTATGGCTTTCCATTGAAGTGATTAAGCAAAGAAGAAAGAATCAAGTAGCACACGCAGATGGTGGTGTTGAATCGTTACAAGTGGCTCGTTCCGCTCAAAGTAACGCAATGGACTATATTCCGATTACCGTGATACTGATGGCGTTGCTAGAGTTCAACGGCGCCAATGTATGGCTGATTCACGTTATTGGTATTGCTTTTGTTGCTGGTCGTATTATTCATGGAAAAAGCATTCTTGTTCGTAGCCTGAAGGGAAGAAAGCAAGGCATGTATTTGACCTTTGCCAGCATGGTGTCTTTAGTTGTTCTAAACTTGATTTATCTCCCGTTTGATAAGCTTATGTAA
- a CDS encoding YjiG family protein, translating into MSEVKAKKPMVTDIFVEGAKKGWVIATTSTVPNVLMAFVIIKALQITGALDLMGSVFAPIMAVFGLPGEAAAVLIGAWMSMGGAVGVVITLFDQGILNGNHIAILAPAIYLMGSQVQYMGRIMGPIGTEGRYIPVMIAISVLNAFGAMFLMNIIL; encoded by the coding sequence ATGAGCGAAGTTAAAGCAAAGAAACCTATGGTTACTGATATTTTCGTTGAAGGTGCCAAGAAAGGCTGGGTTATTGCGACCACCTCGACCGTGCCAAATGTTCTGATGGCGTTTGTGATTATCAAGGCATTGCAGATTACGGGCGCGTTGGATCTGATGGGCAGCGTATTTGCTCCAATCATGGCGGTATTTGGTTTACCAGGTGAAGCGGCAGCGGTGTTGATTGGCGCGTGGATGTCGATGGGTGGCGCAGTAGGTGTGGTTATCACGTTGTTTGACCAAGGCATCTTGAACGGCAACCACATTGCTATTTTGGCGCCAGCTATCTACCTGATGGGTTCTCAAGTGCAATACATGGGCCGTATCATGGGGCCAATCGGAACTGAAGGTCGTTACATCCCAGTGATGATCGCGATTTCGGTACTGAACGCATTTGGCGCGATGTTCTTGATGAACATCATCCTATAG
- a CDS encoding nucleoside recognition domain-containing protein, translating into MTNPTKTDRKVTIGSYIALAFAIVFFSGLMQSNEWYGVFDFTTLNGSFGKVAYDVSETADGIQAATTSLRGKGGSGARDGFIFALTLIPTVMFALGMINVLEHYGALDAARKLLTPLLRPLMGIPGNSGLALIASLQSTDAGAAMTRQLKDEGHLTKRETDVFTMFQFTAGAAIVNFFSSGAVLFTLTAMDGSLAVTSSIGLAVAVMFIFKFVGANLFRIYLNITEGKEDKPKSDKEQKLEEEVA; encoded by the coding sequence ATGACGAATCCAACCAAAACCGATCGTAAAGTCACGATCGGTAGCTATATCGCACTCGCATTCGCGATTGTGTTCTTTTCAGGCTTAATGCAGTCCAATGAATGGTATGGAGTGTTCGATTTTACAACGCTCAACGGTTCATTCGGTAAGGTCGCTTACGATGTGAGTGAAACGGCTGATGGTATTCAAGCGGCAACGACGTCATTGCGTGGTAAAGGTGGTAGTGGTGCTCGCGACGGTTTCATTTTTGCTTTGACACTTATTCCGACCGTGATGTTTGCACTGGGTATGATCAACGTACTTGAGCACTATGGTGCGCTGGATGCGGCTCGCAAACTGCTGACACCTCTACTTCGCCCTCTGATGGGTATTCCGGGTAACTCTGGCTTGGCATTGATTGCTTCTCTGCAAAGTACTGATGCGGGTGCAGCGATGACGCGTCAGCTAAAAGACGAAGGGCATTTAACTAAGCGTGAAACCGATGTCTTTACGATGTTCCAGTTCACCGCGGGTGCCGCGATCGTTAACTTCTTCTCGTCGGGTGCCGTGTTGTTCACTCTAACCGCGATGGATGGCTCTTTGGCAGTAACCTCGTCAATTGGTCTTGCTGTGGCAGTGATGTTCATCTTCAAGTTTGTTGGCGCGAACCTATTCCGCATTTACCTAAATATTACTGAAGGCAAAGAAGACAAACCAAAATCAGACAAAGAACAAAAACTGGAAGAGGAAGTAGCATAA
- the nhaD gene encoding sodium:proton antiporter NhaD, whose product MLGIQLPAVLFLFFFSSVTSAATSQLGEPLKLTNSFVGYLSLTIFVIAYIVVMMEEYLKLRKSKPVLLAAGLIWIIIGFTYQEHNLVEVAKQALEHNLLEYAELLLFLLVAMTYISAMEERRLFDALQAWMVGKGFNFRSLFWLTGILAFFISPIADNLTTALLMCAVVLKVAGSNPKFVNLACVNIVIAANAGGAFSPFGDITTLMVWQAGYVSFSEFIPLFIPSVMNYLVPALIMSYFVPTTQPDTVHQHVELKRGARRIVFLFIMTIATAVAFHAVLHFPPVMGMMMGLAYLQFFGYFLRKTLPNSLAKKKAVAIANNDEGALKRLGSVVPFDVFRRVSHAEWDTLLFFYGVVMCVGGLSLLGYLELASGVMYSQWDPIWANIMVGILSAIVDNIPVMFAVLSMEPQMSMGNWLLITLTAGVGGSLLSIGSAAGVALMGAAHGKYTFFGHLKWMPVIMIGYAVSIAAHLWLNGGLF is encoded by the coding sequence ATGTTAGGTATCCAGCTTCCTGCTGTTCTCTTTTTATTCTTCTTTTCTTCAGTAACAAGTGCGGCTACCTCTCAGTTAGGAGAGCCTCTCAAGCTAACTAACTCATTTGTCGGCTACCTATCACTGACCATTTTCGTTATCGCCTACATTGTGGTGATGATGGAAGAGTACCTAAAGCTCCGAAAATCCAAGCCAGTGCTACTTGCGGCTGGCCTGATTTGGATAATCATTGGTTTTACCTACCAAGAACACAACCTCGTTGAAGTCGCTAAACAAGCGCTCGAACACAACTTACTTGAATACGCCGAGCTATTACTTTTCCTACTCGTCGCTATGACTTACATCAGCGCCATGGAAGAGAGAAGACTGTTTGATGCGTTGCAAGCGTGGATGGTCGGCAAAGGCTTTAACTTCCGATCTCTGTTCTGGCTAACCGGTATTCTGGCCTTCTTTATCTCACCTATCGCAGACAACCTCACGACAGCTCTATTGATGTGTGCCGTGGTTCTGAAAGTCGCAGGATCCAACCCTAAATTCGTTAACTTAGCCTGTGTAAATATCGTAATAGCCGCTAACGCTGGCGGCGCATTCAGCCCATTCGGCGACATCACAACACTGATGGTGTGGCAAGCTGGTTATGTGAGCTTCAGTGAGTTCATTCCTTTATTTATTCCTTCAGTGATGAATTACCTCGTCCCTGCACTGATCATGTCTTACTTTGTTCCAACAACCCAACCCGATACGGTGCATCAACACGTTGAATTAAAACGTGGTGCAAGACGCATCGTGTTCTTGTTCATCATGACGATAGCCACTGCGGTTGCTTTCCATGCCGTACTCCACTTCCCTCCGGTCATGGGGATGATGATGGGGCTGGCGTATCTACAGTTCTTTGGGTATTTCTTGCGTAAGACCTTACCTAATTCACTGGCCAAGAAAAAAGCGGTGGCGATTGCCAATAATGATGAGGGGGCATTAAAGAGACTCGGTTCTGTTGTGCCATTTGATGTATTTCGAAGAGTGTCGCATGCCGAATGGGACACGCTGTTGTTCTTCTACGGTGTGGTGATGTGTGTCGGTGGTTTGAGTCTGCTTGGATACTTGGAACTTGCCTCTGGCGTGATGTATAGCCAATGGGATCCTATTTGGGCCAATATCATGGTGGGGATCTTATCTGCGATTGTCGACAACATTCCGGTGATGTTTGCCGTGTTATCCATGGAGCCGCAAATGTCGATGGGCAACTGGCTACTGATCACCTTGACTGCAGGCGTTGGCGGCAGCTTGTTATCTATTGGTAGTGCAGCAGGTGTCGCATTAATGGGAGCGGCACATGGTAAATACACCTTTTTTGGCCACTTGAAATGGATGCCAGTAATCATGATTGGATATGCCGTCAGTATCGCCGCCCACTTATGGCTAAATGGTGGGCTTTTCTAA
- a CDS encoding methylated-DNA--[protein]-cysteine S-methyltransferase encodes MANRFTYYESPLGTVTLQANDQGLLGLWFETHTTKPEQLGVQDDSFPIFVVAIEQLNRYFSGETIQFSVPIAAKGTPFQQSVWQALTTIPYGETWSYAQLADAIGNPKAVRAVGLANGKNPVSVIVPCHRVIGKNGKLTGYAGGVERKQRLLVIEGRDQD; translated from the coding sequence ATGGCTAACCGATTTACTTATTATGAGAGTCCATTGGGAACCGTGACTTTACAGGCGAACGATCAAGGGTTGCTAGGCCTGTGGTTTGAAACACACACCACTAAGCCGGAACAGTTAGGTGTTCAAGATGATAGCTTTCCGATCTTTGTAGTGGCAATCGAGCAGCTTAATCGCTATTTCTCAGGTGAAACTATCCAATTTTCTGTGCCTATCGCAGCCAAGGGCACGCCATTTCAGCAGTCGGTTTGGCAGGCGCTGACGACCATTCCTTATGGAGAGACTTGGAGCTATGCACAACTGGCTGATGCGATAGGTAATCCGAAAGCCGTTCGTGCTGTTGGCTTAGCGAATGGCAAAAATCCGGTTTCTGTGATTGTGCCGTGTCACCGTGTGATTGGCAAAAATGGCAAGCTGACGGGTTATGCGGGTGGTGTAGAACGCAAACAGCGCTTATTGGTGATAGAGGGCAGAGATCAAGACTAG